In Candidatus Jidaibacter acanthamoeba, the genomic window GTGGCTTCTTATAGCCAGGCATTAAGCAATAAGCATTCGCTGGATTCAAAATGTATTGCGGAAACCGAGTGGTTTCAGCAATATTTTCCTAAGTTTAAAATTAAGCACGGGCAAAACCAAAAACACAAATTCTCAACCGGTGAGCACGGGTTCAGGTTTGCAACCTCGGTAGGTAGCACACTGACGGGAGAAGGAGCAGATATTATAATAATTGATGACCCTGTTTCATCCCTCAAAGCAATGAGTAGACCTGAGCGCTTGAAATGTATTAATTGGTATGAGCAAACTCTTTCTTCACGCTTAAACGATAAAAAAAACGGGGCGATTATTTTAGTTATGCAAAGGTTACACCCTGAGGATTTAAGCGGATATTTACTTAAGAAGAATATTTTTAAACATTTAAAGCTACAAGCGGTTGCTGAAAAAAATGAGGAAATAAAATTTAACGGTTTTTATCGCTTAAGAAAAGAAGGGGAGATACTTAATGAAAATATAGATAATGCGGAAACTTTAAATATGTATAAACAAGAGATGGGAGCTTATGCATATGAAGCTCAGTATCAGCAAAATCCCTTAACGACTAACTCAGGAATAATAAAACCCAACTGGATTTCAAGATATGATAGTGCCGAAGGGATAGAAGAAATATATCAAAGTTGGGATACCGCCATCAAAAATGGAGAGTCGAACGATTATTCCGTATGCACTACATGGGGACTAAAAGAAAACAATTTTTATTTACTGGATGTTTTTCGTGACAAACTCAATTACCCTGAGCTTAAAAAAAGTATTTTGCAGCAACAGCAGAAACATAATGCAATCGGGATTATAATAGAAGATAAGGCAAGCGGTCAGCAACTTATTCAGGAGTTGTTATCTTCTCCGCTTAACATTATTAAGTTCACTCCGAAATATGATAAAGTTACCAGATTAGTGCTTACCTCAATATTATTTGAAGCCGGGAAAGTTTATTTCCCTAGCTATAGAGGGTGGCTTGAGGGGCTGGAAGAAGAGCTGTTTTGCTTCCCGAATGTAAAAAATGATGACCGAGTTGATTCTATAACTCAGTTTTTACTTTGGGTGAGAAATAAAAAAGAACTGGAAATGAGCTTAAGAAGAGTATAAAGTTTGCTTACAAAATCATAGTAATATAGCTAATATGTCGGTAAAACCTAAATTTTACATTACTACTCCAATTTATTATGTAAATGATATTCCCCATATAGGGCATGCTTACACATCGCTTGCATGTGATATCTTAGCAAGGTTTAAACGGCTGGATGGGTTTGATGTTATGTTCTTGACCGGAACCGATGAGCATGGGCAAAAAATCGAAAAATCTGCATTAAAAGCCGGAGAGAACCTGCAAGCATTTACTGATAAGGTCTATGTAAGCTTTAAAAATCTTTCTCAAATAATGAATTTTTCTAATGATGATTTTATTAGAACCTCCGAGGAAAGGCACAAAAAATATGTATCTGAAATTTGGCGGAGATTAGTTGATAGCGGTAATATTTATTTAGGTAAATATTCAGGATGGTACGCAGTTCGTGACGAAGCTTTTTACGGGGAATCGGAACTGGTTGACGGCAAAGCACCGACCGGCGCTGATGTCGAATGGTTGGAAGAGCCCAGCTATTTCTTTAAATTGTCGGCTTGGCAGGATAAGCTGCTTAATTTCTATGAAGAAAACCCGCATTTTATTGCCCCTACCTCAAGAAGAAATGAGGTGATATCTTTTGTAAAATCAGGTCTTACCGATTTGTCGGTATCGAGAACCTCGTTTAAGTGGGGAATACCGGTTCCGGGCGATGAGCAGCATGTAATTTATGTTTGGCTGGATGCTTTGTTTAATTATATATCAGCACTTGGAGGAGAGAATTCATCTTACTGGCCATGTGATTTACACGTGGTGGGTAAAGATATTTTAAGGTTCCATGCGGTTTATTGGCCGGCATTTTTGATGGCTGCCGGAATTGAGCTCCCGAAAAAAGTTTTCGCGCATGGTTGGTGGACTAACGAAGGGGTTAAAATATCAAAGTCATTAGGTAATACTATTAATCCTGTAAATTTGGTTGAAGAATTCGGCTTAGATTATGTTCGCTACTTTATGATGAAGGAAGTGCCGTTCGGTAATGACGGTAATTACTCAAGATCAAGTTTTATCAGCAGAGTAAATGCGGATCTGGCTAATAATATCGGTAATTTATCGCAAAGGGTGCTCTCTTTTATATATAAAAATTGTGAAATGAAGATCCCTTCTACCGAGGCCCTAAATGATAATGATACTGAATTCTTAAGTTTTGCCTATCAGTCACTTAATAAGGTTAGGAAAGAAATTGATCAACAGGGTATAAACCATGCCATACAATTTATTATAGATTTAAGTGCAAAAGCTAACGAGTATATTGATCGTGAGGCCCCGTGGAACTTAAGAAAAACCGATATTGAGAGAATGGGGTCGGTATTATACACTTTAGCCGAAGTAATCAGGGTGATTGCAGTTTTATTACAACCTATAATGCCTGATGCTTCCGGTAAAATTCTTGATACTCTAAATGTTAAAGAAAGAAGCTTTAATACTTTAAACAAAGACTTCGCTTTGAAAGAAGGCCACGAAATTAAAGAGCCGTTCGGGGTATTCCCGAGGTTAGAAGGTTAAACTAACCGGTAACACCTTGCCGATTATAATATGGGTGAGGTGTTTTATTATTAATCCTTCTTAATTATTATCATGATATCATTTTTGCCGGCTAGCCCAAGTTTTCTTCTTGCCAGTTCATCAAGCATATCAAGATCAACTTTATCTTTGGCTATAAGTCTAACTTTATTTTCCAGTTGAAATTTCTCTGTAGTTAAGTATGCAAGAGTACTCCGTTTTATTTCCAGTTCCTTAGAAAGTCTTCGATATGCAAATATACCGCGTTCCCCGTTTAACGAGTGGTAAATAAAATAAATAACTAATAAATATATTATAAGATTAAGCCCGATTATGCTTAAATTGGCGGCCTTTTTGTTATTTTGATGTTTACTCATATTGATATATTAATTTAAAAATACTGAAATCAAAGTTGCAAGTTATACTTAAAAATATTATTATATTCCACTAATTAGCATAGCATGGGATATATGGCAACAGTACTCTTAATCTTACAAATCTTCATCGTTTTAGCGTTGGTCGCAGTTATTTTAATACAAAAAACAGGGAATGACGGGCTTTCAGGTCTATCAGGAGGCGGGCATAACGTTTTATCCGGCCGAGCAACCGGTAATATTTTTTCTAAGTTAACTATGTTTTTAGCTGCGGCATTTATGATAAACAGCTTAGCTTTAGCAAAACTTGTGATATTAGAAAGAAAAGAAGCGAAATCAATAATTGAATCTATCGGAGACGAACATCTGGTGATTGATCGTAAGCATTCCCTTAAAGCTAAGGAAGCGCCGCAAGCACCGATTGCAAAATAAATATGGCAAAATTTATCTTTATTACGGGCGGAGTCGTTTCTTCTTTGGGAAAAGGCCTGGCCTCCGCTTCATTGGGAGCATTGCTGCAAGCAAGAGGATATAAAATAAGACTGAAAAAACTTGACCCATATTTGAATGTTGACCCGGGCACAATGAGCCCTTACCAACACGGAGAAGTTTTTGTAACTGATGATGGGGCAGAGGCGGATCTTGATCTCGGGCATTATGAAAGATTCACCGGGGTTCCGGCGAGAAAGGGTGATAATACTACTGCCGGCAGAATA contains:
- the terL gene encoding phage terminase large subunit, which produces MQNLNKKSETQKILKKLYHLDLKSFLVKSFETLHPNQKFIDNWHLDLILEHLRAVEKKQIKRLLINMPPRALKSFCISVAWPAWILGNNPNKKIIVASYSQALSNKHSLDSKCIAETEWFQQYFPKFKIKHGQNQKHKFSTGEHGFRFATSVGSTLTGEGADIIIIDDPVSSLKAMSRPERLKCINWYEQTLSSRLNDKKNGAIILVMQRLHPEDLSGYLLKKNIFKHLKLQAVAEKNEEIKFNGFYRLRKEGEILNENIDNAETLNMYKQEMGAYAYEAQYQQNPLTTNSGIIKPNWISRYDSAEGIEEIYQSWDTAIKNGESNDYSVCTTWGLKENNFYLLDVFRDKLNYPELKKSILQQQQKHNAIGIIIEDKASGQQLIQELLSSPLNIIKFTPKYDKVTRLVLTSILFEAGKVYFPSYRGWLEGLEEELFCFPNVKNDDRVDSITQFLLWVRNKKELEMSLRRV
- the metG gene encoding methionine--tRNA ligase, which gives rise to MSVKPKFYITTPIYYVNDIPHIGHAYTSLACDILARFKRLDGFDVMFLTGTDEHGQKIEKSALKAGENLQAFTDKVYVSFKNLSQIMNFSNDDFIRTSEERHKKYVSEIWRRLVDSGNIYLGKYSGWYAVRDEAFYGESELVDGKAPTGADVEWLEEPSYFFKLSAWQDKLLNFYEENPHFIAPTSRRNEVISFVKSGLTDLSVSRTSFKWGIPVPGDEQHVIYVWLDALFNYISALGGENSSYWPCDLHVVGKDILRFHAVYWPAFLMAAGIELPKKVFAHGWWTNEGVKISKSLGNTINPVNLVEEFGLDYVRYFMMKEVPFGNDGNYSRSSFISRVNADLANNIGNLSQRVLSFIYKNCEMKIPSTEALNDNDTEFLSFAYQSLNKVRKEIDQQGINHAIQFIIDLSAKANEYIDREAPWNLRKTDIERMGSVLYTLAEVIRVIAVLLQPIMPDASGKILDTLNVKERSFNTLNKDFALKEGHEIKEPFGVFPRLEG
- a CDS encoding FtsB family cell division protein, which produces MSKHQNNKKAANLSIIGLNLIIYLLVIYFIYHSLNGERGIFAYRRLSKELEIKRSTLAYLTTEKFQLENKVRLIAKDKVDLDMLDELARRKLGLAGKNDIMIIIKKD
- the secG gene encoding preprotein translocase subunit SecG, with amino-acid sequence MATVLLILQIFIVLALVAVILIQKTGNDGLSGLSGGGHNVLSGRATGNIFSKLTMFLAAAFMINSLALAKLVILERKEAKSIIESIGDEHLVIDRKHSLKAKEAPQAPIAK